Sequence from the Symbiopectobacterium purcellii genome:
GCTGCCTACACTCCTAAGGCCAAACATCTCGAACAACGCCGCTCATGTTGCAATCGCGAGCTGATTTTCTGGATGCTAACAACAACGAGACGGTCAGGCCGTTTGAGTTTGCGCAGAAAGTATAGTTTTTAAACCACGGGTGGTTTGTTTAATCCAATATGTCTAAACAGGCCATACCCTTTTACTGATTTGTTTAAACTTACTCACTGACAAAGCACCACGTACATTACGTGATTTTGAACCGGGGGCCAGTAAAGCGGCTTCCACCATAGGTCGATCAGCTTCCCACATCTCGGAGACAACGAAAAATTCATTCATCAAAACCAAAATAACTGAATCCCACTGGTGTTCCAATCGGATAGAACCAACTCGGTGCCCGACCTTAAACTTATCAGGAAGGCAACGGCCTTTGATTTGGATTTTTCGATAATCAGAATCAATAGCATCGTAGCCGGGACTTCTCGCACCCATTAATTTTAAATTTAATAACTTGGCAGCATAAAATTCAGCGACCTCCCCTGTTATCCCAAGAGGTTTCCCTGTTAATTTTTTATACTTTGCAGCCAAATCTATTGCAGTGGTCAACAATGCCTCTATTTCTTCGCTCACTAACATTCCTATGATATGGAGATAGAAGGAATTGGGAACGATAGCTCATCACCATTTAAGTTCCAGCCGTTTAAACTCTTGCCGGGCCAATAATGTAAACCAGTTCCCATACTCACCCCAGCATTTTCAGCCGTTTCATCCAAATGCTCACGCAACTCTGGAACTTTACGGATTTGAAAGAACTAAAGCTTAGTTGCCGTAGGTGTTCTTGTTATCGCGTTTAGCAACTCGCTAGCAACATCCCCGAGACTAAATTGCGACCGAAAAGGTACAACAAGCGCTAACCTCAACGTTAACAGGATAAGGCTATGATTATATGTGAGCCTACCTTTTTCTTGCCTGAAAATCCGCATCAGATAGCATTTTTTAGCATCATTCTCAATTTTTTAGACATGATGAGAAGAGCCGTGAACATCAGCCTATATGAATAAGATAAGAGTGATAATTTTCGTTGCACTTGATAATGACATTCATTATCATTTGCCTAATTTCAGATACCTACCTATGCCGCCTTCACGCATTACGTCTCATTTGAGAGCTAAACTTTTATAAGAGGATAAATGATGATAAAAATTTCATTAGTTATATCACTTCTTGCTTTATATTCATTCACAGTTCAAGCGAAATACTCTGACGCTAACAATCCCACAGATAATGCTGAAAACTGGAGCACCAAGAAGAACTATAATAATAGCAAAAAACGCACATCTACAGAATTTGTTTGCGATGGAAGACAATACTGCACGCAGATGCGATCTAAAGAAGAGGCTATTTTTTTCATCCAGAATTGTCCTAATACAAAAATGGATGGAGATAATGATGGGGATCCCTGTGAGAATGACACTCGTTTTGGTAAAAAAAGAAGATATTAAGGGAATAATAGGAGCAGCTCACCTAACTCTTTATAATCAAGGGAAAAGGGCTGCTAAGCCCTGTGAATTCAACGGGGCGATGCAACGCTATCCTTGATCGAAGGAGGACGTTGCCATGAAACAAAGAACGCGTATCAACTACACGCCGGAACAGAAAGCGATTATCGGGGACAAATATAAGCAAGGTGATTCCCTGCATGATATCGCCAGAATGTTCGACAGATATCATTCTTCTATAATGCCCACTGTTCACTAGACTGGTGGATACCGTCTCCCTGTGAGAAAGCGCTACCGGTTAGCGCTTTCGCTTGATGAAAGTGAAGAGATATCCAGAGGACTGGTAGCAAAACGTAGCATCTGAGATAGCGCTGACACATTATCAAGAGCCCCCTCAACGATTAACCCCGCGATCAAGAAGCATGGTGGTGCAAAACAATACCGTGCATCAAAAGCGGATACTGCTGCGTGGGAAAGTACTCTGAGACTAAAACCCTGCAAGCTAATTGGAATACCCACACTGTGTAAAATCATTGCCGAGAAGATGCATCAGAACGGGTCACCGAAACAAATCGCCGGTTGGCTGAAACACTGTTATCCAGATAATGAGGAAACGCATGTGTCACACGTAACAATTGATAAAAGGCTTTTTATACAAACCCGGGTGCACTAAAAAAAGAACTGCAACAATACCTCAGAAGCGGAAGAGTCGTGCGTAGATCCAGAATATCGTCGCTTAAAGGGAAAGGATTAGGATCGATTCCGGATACGATCCCTATCAGCGAAAGGCCACCTGAAGCCGCTGACAGAGCCATACTCGGTCACTGGGAAGGTGACCTGATTCAGGGCTCGAAAAACACCTATATCGTCCCCCACCGTAGAACGTCATTCCCGTTTTGTTATGCAGGTACAACAAGACCATAACGGCTATATCTGCCCTCATCAAACAAGCCCGGGAATTACCTGCTGAGCTTTATAAAACAATAACATGGGACCGGGGCGCTGAAATGACCAGCCATACCCGGTTTACTGTAGCCACAGATATTCAGGTTTACTTCTGCGATCCTCAATCCCCCTGGCAACG
This genomic interval carries:
- a CDS encoding DUF6998 domain-containing protein, with protein sequence MSEEIEALLTTAIDLAAKYKKLTGKPLGITGEVAEFYAAKLLNLKLMGARSPGYDAIDSDYRKIQIKGRCLPDKFKVGHRVGSIRLEHQWDSVILVLMNEFFVVSEMWEADRPMVEAALLAPGSKSRNVRGALSVSKFKQISKRVWPV
- a CDS encoding excalibur calcium-binding domain-containing protein, whose protein sequence is MMIKISLVISLLALYSFTVQAKYSDANNPTDNAENWSTKKNYNNSKKRTSTEFVCDGRQYCTQMRSKEEAIFFIQNCPNTKMDGDNDGDPCENDTRFGKKRRY